Proteins co-encoded in one Mycobacterium mantenii genomic window:
- a CDS encoding FAD-binding oxidoreductase, producing the protein MTDMTARFAQIVGEHNLLTGDAISEDYSHDEVLTKPPQKPAYLAKPATAEEVAQLLEAATENQVPVTARGSGTGLSGAAIPRADGLLISFERMNAVLEVDVTNQVAVVQPGVTLTALDDATAGTGLRYMVHPGELSSSVGGNVGTNAGGMRAVKYGIARNNVLGLQAALPTGELIRTGGKIAKVSTGYDLTQLIVGSEGTLALATEVIVKLHPRLDHSATVLAPFTDFDQVMEAVPKILASGLAPYILEYIDNVTMAALVHTQNLELGVPDAVRDSCQAYLVVALENRTADRLDEDVEKTGELLAELGAVDAYVLEGGSARKLIEAREKAFWTLKALNADDLIDTVVPRGAMPKFLSGARGLAAAAGAAAAGCGHAGDGNVHLAIFCPDPGIRKKLLTDIFALAMELGGAISGEHGLGRAKAPYFIELEDPVKVDLMRRIKAGFDPVGILNPDVALAAPDS; encoded by the coding sequence ATGACCGACATGACGGCGCGGTTCGCGCAGATCGTCGGCGAGCACAACTTGCTCACGGGCGACGCCATTTCCGAGGACTATTCGCACGACGAGGTGCTGACCAAGCCGCCGCAGAAACCGGCGTACCTGGCCAAGCCCGCGACCGCCGAAGAGGTCGCGCAACTGCTCGAGGCCGCCACGGAAAACCAGGTGCCGGTGACGGCCCGCGGCTCGGGAACCGGCTTGTCGGGCGCGGCCATTCCGCGAGCGGACGGGCTGCTGATCTCCTTCGAACGCATGAACGCCGTGCTGGAGGTCGACGTCACCAACCAGGTCGCCGTCGTCCAACCCGGGGTGACGCTCACCGCGCTGGACGACGCGACCGCCGGCACCGGGCTGCGGTACATGGTGCACCCCGGCGAGCTGTCCTCCAGCGTCGGCGGCAACGTCGGCACCAACGCCGGCGGCATGCGCGCGGTCAAGTACGGCATCGCCCGCAACAACGTGCTCGGTCTGCAGGCGGCGCTGCCCACCGGCGAGCTCATCCGCACCGGCGGCAAGATCGCCAAGGTCTCCACCGGCTACGACCTGACCCAGCTCATCGTCGGCTCCGAAGGCACCCTGGCCCTGGCCACCGAGGTGATCGTCAAGCTGCATCCGCGCCTCGACCACAGCGCCACCGTGCTCGCCCCGTTCACCGACTTCGACCAGGTGATGGAGGCGGTGCCCAAGATCCTCGCCAGCGGCCTGGCGCCCTACATCCTGGAGTACATCGACAACGTGACGATGGCCGCGCTCGTCCACACCCAGAACCTCGAGCTCGGCGTGCCGGACGCCGTCCGCGACAGCTGTCAGGCGTATCTGGTTGTGGCCCTTGAGAATCGGACCGCGGACCGGCTGGACGAGGACGTCGAGAAGACTGGAGAACTGCTCGCCGAGCTGGGTGCGGTGGACGCCTACGTGCTCGAGGGCGGCTCGGCGCGCAAGCTGATCGAGGCGCGCGAGAAGGCGTTTTGGACGCTCAAGGCGCTCAACGCCGACGACCTCATCGACACCGTCGTGCCGCGCGGCGCGATGCCGAAGTTCCTTTCCGGCGCAAGGGGTCTGGCCGCGGCGGCCGGCGCTGCCGCGGCGGGCTGCGGTCACGCCGGTGACGGCAATGTGCACCTGGCCATCTTCTGCCCCGACCCCGGGATACGAAAGAAGTTGTTGACCGACATCTTCGCGCTGGCAATGGAATTGGGTGGTGCGATCTCCGGCGAACACGGCCTCGGTCGCGCTAAGGCCCCGTATTTCATCGAGCTCGAGGACCCGGTCAAGGTTGACCTGATGCGCCGCATCAAGGCGGGCTTCGACCCGGTCGGCATCCTCAACCCGGACGTCGCCTTAGCGGCACCAGACTCCTAG
- a CDS encoding 1-acyl-sn-glycerol-3-phosphate acyltransferase has product MSDTRKDLTDVDKWDRGLTEHVVGLTRPIVKQYFRSEVRGLDNLPEGASLVVGNHSGGILTFDLSVFAVAYYDTFGYDRPLYALGFDTLFFGPAAEFFRRTGVIRATRENAAKALAAGAVVLDFPGGDYDVYRPTLRENVIDFEGRTGYITTAMEAGVPIVPAVSIGGQEEQLFLTRGKWLSRALGLTKFERKFLRTNILPITIGFPFGLSVLAPVNLPLPTKIVTEVLPPINLAAKIGEAADIKKLDAHVRGVMQKGLKALAAQRRFPIIG; this is encoded by the coding sequence ATGAGCGACACACGCAAAGACCTGACCGACGTCGACAAGTGGGACCGCGGTCTGACTGAGCATGTCGTCGGTCTCACCCGGCCGATCGTGAAGCAATATTTCCGTTCCGAGGTTCGCGGCCTGGACAACCTTCCGGAGGGCGCATCCCTGGTGGTGGGCAATCATTCTGGCGGCATACTCACGTTCGACCTGTCGGTGTTCGCCGTCGCCTATTACGACACCTTCGGGTACGACCGCCCGCTGTATGCGCTTGGCTTCGACACACTTTTTTTCGGACCGGCGGCCGAGTTTTTCCGGCGGACCGGGGTGATCCGGGCGACGCGCGAGAACGCCGCCAAGGCGCTGGCCGCCGGTGCCGTCGTGTTGGATTTCCCGGGCGGTGACTACGACGTCTACCGACCGACCCTGCGGGAGAACGTCATCGACTTCGAAGGCCGAACCGGCTACATCACCACGGCCATGGAGGCCGGCGTTCCGATCGTTCCTGCCGTCTCCATCGGCGGGCAGGAAGAACAACTGTTTCTGACCCGGGGCAAATGGCTGTCGCGGGCCCTCGGGCTCACCAAATTCGAGCGAAAGTTCCTCCGCACCAACATCTTGCCGATAACGATCGGATTCCCGTTCGGGCTGAGCGTCCTCGCGCCGGTCAACCTGCCGCTGCCCACCAAGATCGTCACCGAGGTGCTGCCGCCGATCAACCTGGCCGCCAAGATCGGTGAGGCTGCCGACATCAAGAAACTCGATGCCCACGTGCGCGGGGTCATGCAAAAGGGGCTCAAGGCCCTGGCCGCTCAGCGCCGCTTCCCTATCATCGGCTAG
- a CDS encoding nitroreductase family deazaflavin-dependent oxidoreductase translates to MSPKDHPNSAPGLPMLFPAWIDRLQMKYMNPVMRRVARFLPTFVVVNHRGRKLGKPYRTVVNAYRKGDVVAILLGHGKTDWVKNLLAAGEADLEMRNRDVHISNLRVLPTGAEGDGLPFVARLGLRRMGVLVADVA, encoded by the coding sequence ATGTCCCCCAAGGATCATCCCAACAGCGCCCCGGGCCTGCCAATGCTGTTTCCCGCCTGGATCGACCGGCTGCAGATGAAATACATGAACCCGGTTATGCGCCGGGTGGCCCGCTTTCTGCCGACGTTCGTGGTGGTCAACCATCGCGGCCGCAAATTGGGCAAGCCCTATCGCACCGTAGTGAACGCCTACCGTAAAGGCGACGTCGTCGCAATCCTGTTGGGCCACGGCAAGACCGACTGGGTCAAGAACCTGCTGGCCGCCGGCGAGGCGGATCTAGAGATGCGCAACCGCGACGTGCACATCAGCAACCTGCGGGTGCTGCCCACCGGCGCCGAGGGCGACGGGCTGCCGTTCGTCGCGCGTCTGGGTCTACGCCGGATGGGCGTCCTGGTCGCCGACGTGGCCTGA
- the trxB gene encoding thioredoxin-disulfide reductase — MSSTDIHDVIVIGSGPAGYTAALYTARAQLAPVVFEGTSFGGALMTTTEVENFPGFRDGITGPELMDQMREQALRFGADLRMEDVESVSLQGRVKTVTTSEGQTHRARSVILAMGRRRAIWGARGAGVAGPRVSSCATCDGFFFRDQDIAVIGGGDSAMEEATFLTRFARSVTLVHRREEFRASRIMLERAKASDKITIVTNKAVEAVEGEQTVTGLRLRDTVSGEVSTLAVTGVFVAIGHDPRSELVREVLETDPEGYVLVRGHTTATSIDGVFAAGDLVDRTYRQAVTAAGSGCSAAIDAERWLADHEETEVDASLTPAIGRESLPS, encoded by the coding sequence ATGAGTTCCACCGACATCCACGACGTGATCGTTATTGGTTCGGGTCCTGCTGGGTATACCGCGGCGTTGTATACGGCGCGGGCGCAGTTGGCGCCGGTGGTGTTTGAGGGGACGTCGTTTGGTGGGGCGTTGATGACGACCACCGAGGTGGAGAATTTCCCGGGTTTTCGTGATGGGATCACGGGTCCGGAGTTGATGGATCAGATGCGTGAGCAGGCGTTGCGTTTTGGTGCGGATCTGCGGATGGAAGACGTCGAGTCGGTGTCGCTGCAGGGTCGGGTCAAGACGGTGACCACGTCTGAGGGCCAGACGCATCGGGCGCGGTCGGTGATCTTGGCGATGGGGCGGCGGCGCGCTATTTGGGGTGCCCGGGGAGCAGGAGTTGCTGGGCCGCGGGTGAGCTCGTGTGCGACCTGTGATGGGTTCTTTTTTAGGGATCAAGACATCGCGGTGATCGGTGGTGGGGACTCGGCGATGGAGGAGGCCACCTTTTTGACCCGCTTTGCCCGCAGCGTGACGCTGGTGCATCGGCGGGAGGAGTTTCGCGCCAGCCGGATCATGCTGGAACGCGCGAAGGCCAGTGACAAGATCACCATCGTGACGAACAAGGCCGTGGAGGCCGTTGAGGGTGAGCAGACGGTGACGGGGTTGCGGCTGCGCGACACCGTCAGCGGTGAGGTGTCCACGTTGGCGGTCACCGGGGTGTTCGTGGCGATCGGGCATGACCCGCGTTCGGAGTTGGTGCGCGAGGTGCTCGAGACCGACCCTGAGGGCTATGTGCTGGTGCGCGGGCACACCACGGCCACCTCGATCGATGGGGTGTTCGCCGCCGGGGACCTGGTGGATCGCACTTACCGGCAGGCCGTCACCGCCGCCGGCAGCGGCTGCTCGGCCGCCATCGACGCCGAACGCTGGCTCGCCGACCACGAAGAAACCGAGGTCGATGCCTCCCTCACACCGGCGATCGGCCGAGAGTCGTTGCCTAGCTGA
- a CDS encoding nitrite/sulfite reductase, with the protein MTTARPAKTRNDGQWALGDREPLNHAEQFKTDDAPLNVRDRIINVYAKEGFDSIAKDDLRGRFRWMGLYTQREQGYDGSWTGDENTDKIEAKYFMMRVRSDGKAMTAHTMRTLGQISTEFARDTADISDRENLQLHWIRIEDVPEIWRRLDSVGLQTTEACGDCPRGIHGSPLAGDSLDEVLDPSPAIDEIVRRSLNNPEYANLPRKYKTAVSGLQDVSHETHDVAFVGVIHPEHGPGLDLWVGGGLSTNPMLAQRLGVWVPLDEVADVWEGVTQLFRDYGYRRLRAKARLKFLVKDWGVEKFREVLENEYLNRRLIDGPAPAPVKHTIDHVGVQRIKNGLNAVGVAPIVGRVSGSTLSAVADLMEKAGSDRARWTPFQKLVILDVPDDKVDELVAGLEALGLPSRPSSWRKNTMACTGIEYCKLSFAETRVRAQTLVPELEQRLADVDSRLNLPISVHLNGCPNSCARIQVADIGFKGQWIDDGEGNSVEGFQVHLGGGLGEQSGFGRKLRQHKVTSAELGDYIDRVTRKYLDGRQDGETFASWALRADEDELR; encoded by the coding sequence ATGACCACCGCACGTCCCGCCAAGACCCGCAACGACGGTCAGTGGGCACTGGGCGATCGCGAACCGCTCAACCACGCCGAGCAGTTCAAGACCGACGACGCGCCGCTGAACGTGCGCGACCGCATCATCAACGTCTACGCCAAAGAGGGCTTCGACAGCATCGCCAAGGACGATCTGCGCGGGCGGTTCCGCTGGATGGGCCTCTACACGCAGCGCGAGCAGGGCTACGACGGCAGCTGGACCGGCGACGAGAACACCGACAAGATCGAAGCCAAGTACTTCATGATGCGGGTCCGTTCGGACGGCAAGGCCATGACCGCGCACACGATGCGCACCCTGGGCCAGATTTCCACCGAATTCGCCCGCGACACCGCCGACATCAGCGACCGGGAAAACCTGCAGCTGCACTGGATTCGCATCGAGGACGTCCCCGAGATCTGGCGGCGGCTCGATTCGGTGGGACTGCAGACCACCGAGGCCTGCGGTGACTGCCCGCGCGGCATCCACGGTTCGCCGCTGGCCGGCGATTCGCTCGACGAGGTGCTCGACCCGTCGCCCGCGATCGACGAGATCGTCCGGCGCTCGCTGAACAATCCCGAGTACGCCAACCTGCCGCGCAAGTACAAGACCGCGGTCTCCGGTTTGCAAGACGTCTCGCACGAGACGCATGACGTCGCGTTCGTCGGCGTCATCCACCCCGAACACGGGCCCGGCCTGGACCTGTGGGTGGGTGGCGGCCTGTCGACCAACCCGATGCTGGCCCAGCGGCTCGGCGTGTGGGTTCCGCTGGACGAGGTCGCCGACGTCTGGGAGGGCGTCACCCAGCTCTTCCGCGACTACGGCTACCGCCGGCTGCGCGCCAAGGCCCGGCTGAAGTTCCTGGTCAAGGACTGGGGCGTGGAGAAATTCCGCGAGGTTCTCGAGAACGAATACCTCAACCGCCGGTTGATCGATGGACCGGCGCCCGCGCCGGTCAAGCACACCATCGACCACGTCGGGGTGCAGAGGATCAAGAACGGCCTCAACGCCGTCGGCGTCGCCCCGATCGTCGGGCGCGTGTCGGGCAGCACCCTGTCGGCGGTGGCCGACCTGATGGAGAAGGCCGGCTCCGACCGAGCGCGGTGGACCCCGTTCCAGAAGCTGGTCATTCTCGACGTTCCCGACGACAAGGTCGACGAACTGGTCGCGGGTCTGGAGGCGCTGGGCCTGCCGTCGCGGCCCTCGTCGTGGCGCAAGAACACCATGGCGTGCACCGGAATCGAGTACTGCAAGCTGTCGTTCGCCGAAACCCGGGTTCGCGCGCAGACGTTGGTGCCCGAGCTGGAACAGCGCCTGGCCGACGTCGATTCCAGGCTCAACCTGCCGATCAGCGTGCACCTCAACGGATGCCCGAACTCGTGCGCGCGAATTCAGGTGGCCGACATCGGTTTCAAGGGACAGTGGATCGACGACGGCGAGGGTAATTCGGTCGAGGGCTTCCAGGTTCACCTCGGCGGCGGCCTGGGCGAGCAGAGCGGCTTTGGCCGAAAGCTGCGCCAGCACAAGGTCACCAGCGCCGAACTGGGCGACTACATCGACCGGGTGACGCGCAAATACCTCGACGGCCGCCAGGACGGTGAGACTTTCGCTTCCTGGGCGCTGCGCGCCGACGAAGACGAATTGCGCTGA
- a CDS encoding phosphoadenylyl-sulfate reductase: MVAMNFTEEQLRELAARGASEMEGASAVDVLRWTDEHFGGTDGPRDGANCKFVVACNMQDAVMVSLAADVHPGVPVLFLDTGYHFAETIGTRDAVDSVYDIHLLNVEPEHTVAEQDEQLGKDLFARDPNECCRLRKVVPLRRALRGYAAWVSGLRRVEAPTRANAPLISFDDSFKVVKVNPIAAWTDEDVDAYIEQHHVLVNPLVDEGYPSIGCAPCTVKPAEGEDPRSGRWRGRNKVECGLHAS; this comes from the coding sequence ATGGTGGCGATGAATTTCACCGAAGAACAGCTGCGCGAGCTGGCCGCGCGCGGCGCGTCAGAGATGGAAGGCGCCAGCGCAGTCGACGTATTGCGTTGGACTGACGAACATTTCGGCGGCACCGACGGACCCCGCGACGGAGCCAACTGCAAGTTCGTGGTGGCCTGCAACATGCAGGACGCGGTGATGGTTTCGCTGGCGGCCGACGTGCACCCGGGAGTGCCCGTGCTATTCCTGGACACCGGCTATCACTTCGCCGAAACCATCGGCACCCGCGACGCGGTCGACTCCGTCTACGACATCCACCTGCTCAACGTCGAGCCCGAGCACACCGTGGCCGAGCAAGACGAGCAGCTGGGCAAGGACCTGTTCGCCCGCGACCCCAACGAATGCTGCCGGCTGCGCAAGGTCGTGCCCCTGCGCCGGGCGCTGCGCGGATACGCGGCCTGGGTCAGCGGGCTGCGCCGGGTCGAGGCGCCCACCCGCGCCAACGCCCCGCTGATCAGCTTCGACGACTCGTTCAAGGTGGTGAAGGTCAACCCGATCGCGGCCTGGACCGACGAAGACGTCGACGCCTACATCGAGCAGCACCACGTGCTGGTCAACCCGCTCGTCGACGAGGGCTACCCGTCGATCGGCTGCGCCCCGTGCACCGTCAAGCCGGCCGAGGGCGAAGACCCACGCAGCGGACGCTGGCGGGGACGAAACAAGGTCGAATGCGGGTTACACGCCTCATGA
- a CDS encoding sirohydrochlorin chelatase has protein sequence MSTLVLTAHGSRDPRSGANAHAVAERLAMMRPGLDVRLAFLELNTPNFGDVLAGLPDSRRAVVAPLLLASAYHARLDIPKQIAEARAHGIRQAAVLGEDERLVSVLREGLVEVGVSPLDDGLGVMVVAIGSSNLAANARTAKVAARLAAGTQWAGTTMAFATRPEASVARGAELLRRRGARRLVIAPWFLAPGLITDGVSNFARDNDIPMAAPLGAHRLVAETVLDRYDEAIADDAAA, from the coding sequence ATGAGCACCCTCGTCCTCACCGCGCACGGCAGCCGCGACCCCCGGTCGGGCGCCAACGCCCACGCCGTGGCCGAGCGGCTGGCGATGATGCGGCCCGGCCTCGACGTGCGGCTGGCGTTCCTCGAGCTCAACACCCCGAACTTCGGCGACGTGCTGGCCGGGTTGCCGGACAGCCGCCGCGCGGTGGTCGCCCCGCTACTGCTGGCCAGCGCCTACCACGCGCGCCTGGACATCCCCAAGCAGATCGCCGAGGCCCGCGCCCACGGCATCCGCCAAGCCGCCGTGCTCGGTGAAGACGAGCGGCTGGTGTCGGTGCTGCGCGAAGGCCTTGTCGAGGTAGGGGTTTCCCCGCTCGACGACGGTCTCGGGGTGATGGTGGTGGCGATCGGTTCGTCCAACCTCGCCGCCAATGCGCGCACCGCGAAGGTGGCGGCCCGGCTGGCCGCCGGCACCCAGTGGGCCGGTACCACAATGGCATTCGCCACCCGGCCCGAAGCCTCGGTGGCCCGCGGCGCCGAGCTGTTGCGCCGCCGCGGCGCGCGCCGGCTCGTGATCGCACCCTGGTTCTTGGCGCCGGGCCTGATCACCGACGGCGTGTCAAACTTCGCCCGCGACAACGACATTCCGATGGCGGCCCCGCTGGGCGCGCACCGGCTGGTGGCCGAGACCGTGCTCGATCGCTACGACGAGGCGATCGCCGACGACGCCGCGGCCTAG
- the fdxA gene encoding ferredoxin codes for MAYVIAEPCVDIKDKACIEECPVDCIYEGARMLYIHPDECVDCGACEPVCPVESIYYEDDLPDEHSQYLQINADFFTELGSPGGASKVGLTENDPARVKELESRAEAS; via the coding sequence GTGGCCTACGTGATCGCCGAGCCCTGTGTCGACATCAAAGACAAGGCGTGCATCGAGGAATGCCCTGTCGACTGCATCTACGAGGGCGCCCGGATGCTCTACATCCACCCCGACGAGTGCGTCGACTGCGGCGCCTGCGAGCCGGTATGCCCGGTCGAGTCCATCTACTACGAAGACGATCTGCCCGACGAGCACAGCCAATACTTGCAGATCAACGCCGATTTCTTCACCGAACTGGGGTCGCCCGGTGGCGCGTCGAAGGTCGGGCTGACCGAGAACGACCCCGCCCGGGTGAAAGAGCTGGAGAGCAGAGCAGAGGCGTCCTAG
- a CDS encoding type II toxin-antitoxin system HicB family antitoxin produces the protein MNHYTYRAAWSPYHGQYVGSCLELPFMRREAPTAQEAVEAIETAVDRHVEIMLNTGETPPTPMADRNYSGTLVVRTSPELHSRLAIEAAEQGVSMNQWVVQKLSGRRPSDTFGLSGFD, from the coding sequence GTGAACCACTACACGTACCGCGCCGCGTGGTCGCCGTACCACGGCCAATACGTCGGCTCCTGCCTCGAATTGCCGTTCATGCGGCGAGAAGCGCCGACGGCACAAGAGGCCGTCGAGGCAATCGAGACGGCCGTCGACCGGCACGTCGAAATCATGCTAAACACCGGCGAAACACCCCCGACCCCAATGGCCGACCGCAACTACAGCGGCACGCTCGTCGTCAGGACATCCCCGGAGCTGCACAGCCGCCTCGCCATAGAGGCGGCCGAGCAAGGGGTTTCGATGAACCAGTGGGTGGTGCAGAAGCTGTCGGGACGACGGCCAAGCGATACGTTCGGGCTCTCCGGGTTCGACTAG
- a CDS encoding alpha/beta hydrolase, which yields MRRARISHIIRQIGSLVVTAVTAASTLNGYRPLARRGFPSLYSWMFGLVVTELPLQTLVTQLGGLALTARRLNRPVRIVAWIVAGISAAGLLNFSRAGHRATVPLNEALDSGLGADRLTDSASLWRRPTGSGTAKTPGLLRMLRIYRDYAHDSNISYGEFGSANHLDIWRRPDLDPSGKAPVLFQIPGGAWTTGNKRGQAHPLMSHLAELGWICVAVNYRHSPRNTWPDHIVDVKRALAWVKEHIAEYGGDPEFIAITGGSAGGHLSALAALTPNDPQFQPGFEDVDTRVQAAVPFYGIYDFTQFDETLHPTMPGLLVKSIIKQKPSTHLQIFEAASPVNHVHSDAPPFFVLHGRNDSLAYVEQARAFVEQLRQKSNQPVLYAELPFTQHAFDIFGSARAGHTAVAVAQFLAEIYAAHLRADVVATPEVS from the coding sequence ATGCGGAGAGCTCGAATCAGCCACATCATCCGGCAAATAGGGTCATTGGTGGTCACCGCGGTGACCGCGGCGTCCACCCTCAACGGCTACCGGCCGCTGGCACGCCGCGGATTCCCGTCGCTGTACTCCTGGATGTTCGGGCTCGTCGTCACCGAATTGCCGTTGCAGACGCTGGTGACCCAGCTCGGCGGACTGGCGTTGACGGCCCGTCGCCTCAACCGGCCCGTGCGGATAGTCGCGTGGATTGTCGCGGGCATCTCGGCCGCGGGCCTGCTGAATTTCAGCCGCGCCGGACATCGGGCCACCGTGCCACTGAACGAGGCGTTGGACAGCGGATTGGGAGCCGACCGGCTCACCGACTCGGCGAGCCTGTGGCGCCGGCCGACCGGCAGCGGCACCGCCAAGACCCCTGGGCTGCTGCGGATGCTGCGCATCTACCGCGACTACGCCCACGACTCCAACATCAGCTACGGCGAATTCGGCAGCGCAAACCACCTGGACATCTGGCGACGCCCCGACCTCGACCCGAGCGGCAAGGCGCCGGTCCTCTTCCAGATCCCCGGTGGCGCCTGGACAACGGGAAACAAACGCGGACAGGCTCATCCGTTGATGAGCCACCTCGCCGAGCTGGGCTGGATCTGCGTGGCGGTCAACTACCGGCACAGCCCACGCAACACCTGGCCCGACCACATCGTCGACGTCAAGCGCGCCCTCGCCTGGGTCAAGGAACACATCGCCGAATACGGCGGCGACCCCGAGTTCATCGCCATCACTGGGGGTTCGGCCGGCGGCCACCTGTCGGCCCTGGCCGCGCTGACGCCCAATGACCCGCAGTTCCAGCCGGGGTTCGAGGACGTCGACACCCGGGTACAGGCGGCGGTGCCGTTCTACGGCATCTACGACTTCACCCAATTCGACGAGACGCTGCATCCGACGATGCCGGGGCTGCTGGTCAAGTCGATCATCAAGCAAAAGCCCTCGACACACCTGCAGATATTCGAGGCCGCGTCACCGGTCAACCATGTCCACTCCGACGCTCCCCCGTTCTTCGTCCTGCACGGCCGCAACGACTCGCTGGCCTACGTCGAGCAAGCGCGCGCGTTCGTCGAGCAACTCCGGCAGAAGAGCAACCAGCCGGTGTTGTATGCCGAATTACCGTTCACCCAACACGCTTTCGACATCTTCGGCTCCGCTCGAGCCGGGCATACCGCGGTGGCCGTCGCGCAATTCCTCGCCGAAATTTACGCGGCGCACCTGCGGGCCGACGTCGTCGCAACCCCCGAAGTCTCGTAG
- a CDS encoding protease inhibitor I42 family protein, giving the protein MKVRLLVTVAVLLLSTVVGCHFASRNPPSTKTLQVPMTDVLTQSEITQNITLAVGNTLVVELGSNYTTPYRWNPDTKIGDSSVIKQLNHEFVQPTSDALGAPGKEEWTFAALKPGTTTISTLYTSFVSKDAKPACTYTLTVTVR; this is encoded by the coding sequence GTGAAGGTCAGGCTGCTGGTGACAGTCGCCGTGCTCTTGTTGTCGACAGTGGTGGGCTGTCACTTCGCGTCCAGGAACCCGCCGTCGACCAAAACGCTCCAGGTGCCCATGACCGATGTGCTGACGCAGAGCGAGATCACGCAGAACATCACCCTCGCCGTCGGCAACACCCTGGTCGTGGAGTTGGGGTCGAACTACACCACTCCCTACCGGTGGAATCCCGACACCAAGATCGGCGATTCCTCGGTCATCAAGCAGCTCAATCACGAGTTCGTCCAGCCGACGTCCGACGCGTTGGGCGCGCCGGGCAAAGAGGAATGGACGTTCGCTGCCCTGAAGCCGGGGACCACGACGATCAGCACGCTGTACACCAGCTTCGTGTCCAAGGACGCCAAACCGGCCTGCACCTACACGCTGACCGTCACGGTGCGATAA